The Nitrospinota bacterium nucleotide sequence CCGGCAACGACAACTTTCTATGGATAACCGCTACTACGACAAACCTGTCGACCGGCTCTTCCGTGGCGCTGAGCATGCTGAAAAGCAGGGTGTATAACTGATGATAAGGGTTGAAGCGTCGCGGCAATCCGGCTTTACGCTGATTGAGATACTGGTGGTTCTGATGATCATCGGGATACTCTCGGTGGTGAGCCTC carries:
- a CDS encoding prepilin-type N-terminal cleavage/methylation domain-containing protein, with the translated sequence MIRVEASRQSGFTLIEILVVLMIIGILSVVSL